The window ACAACTGGATCCAAGCTAAGGAAAGTTTAAATTTGAAAATGCTCGATGTCAGGGATGCTTCGGATTATTTGGAAGGACATATTTCCGGCTCGATAAATATATCTTTAGGGCGTCTTCCTTATGTATGGCAACACGATCTATTTCCTGATGATAATGTACTAATTCTGTCCAACAATTGGTACCAAAGTAATAAAGCAGCAAGAATCCTCCGTAAGCTTGGATTCCACAGTTTGTTCGCCATACAAGGTAATGTTTGCTCTGCACAAGCAGACTTTCAAAAAACACCAGCAAAAGGAGGAAGGCATTGTGGACACAGGTTTAATCATTAACATTGCAGTGATTGTATTGTTGCTCTGGTTTGTCTATTCCCGTATAAGACCAGCTAAAGGATTAAAGGCGCTCAGCGCTAAAGATTTCCAAAATGTGATGGAGAGCAGTGATAAACGGTTGCTCATAGATGTACGGGAGCCGGGAGAGTATAAGACTGGATATATCAACGGTGCGAAGAACATTCCATTATCCCAGCTGTCGGGTCGCTTAGGGGAAATACCTAAGGAAAAAGATGTTTTTCTATACTGCCGTAGTGGTATGCGAAGCAAGAATGCGGCAAGAATTCTGCTGAAAAACGGTCATACAGAGCTTGTTCACCTGCAAGGTGGCTTAAGCGCGTGGAGCGGTAAGCTGAAACGTTGATAAGGGATTCATCCGTTTAGGATAGAAAAATTAACATCAAGAGGATGATGCGTAGTGTTCCATTACACTGTTGAAACAACCAAATCACCTGAAGAAGCAATCTTAGCACTTACAGAAAACTTGAAAGCAGAGAAGTTCGGCGTTCTTTGGCAGATGGATATGAAGGAGAAACTTCAGGAAAAAGGCGTAGAACTTGAGATGACCTATCATATCCTGGAGGTTTGTAATCCGGTTGAAGCGAAGCGCGTGTTGTCCGAAAATGCTCTCGTTGGTTATTTTCTTCCTTGCAAGCTTGTAGTGTATGAAGAAAACGGTACTACTAAGATCGGGTTGCCGAGACCAACAAGTCTTATTGGGCTAATTGAAAATGACAAGTTAATGTCTATCGCATCCGATATCGAGAAGCGACTTATCTCTTGTGTAGATAAAAGTCAGTAATATGATTTCTACTTTAGTTAGTATGCTCTGATTGAATGGAGTGGATTTCATATTAACTACAGCCTAGTACCGGTCGGT of the Paenibacillus pedocola genome contains:
- a CDS encoding rhodanese-like domain-containing protein; its protein translation is MITLLYFLTGAEVLWLLRQLWPVRSVSYMNVHNWIQAKESLNLKMLDVRDASDYLEGHISGSINISLGRLPYVWQHDLFPDDNVLILSNNWYQSNKAARILRKLGFHSLFAIQGNVCSAQADFQKTPAKGGRHCGHRFNH
- a CDS encoding rhodanese-like domain-containing protein; its protein translation is MDTGLIINIAVIVLLLWFVYSRIRPAKGLKALSAKDFQNVMESSDKRLLIDVREPGEYKTGYINGAKNIPLSQLSGRLGEIPKEKDVFLYCRSGMRSKNAARILLKNGHTELVHLQGGLSAWSGKLKR
- a CDS encoding DUF302 domain-containing protein, producing MFHYTVETTKSPEEAILALTENLKAEKFGVLWQMDMKEKLQEKGVELEMTYHILEVCNPVEAKRVLSENALVGYFLPCKLVVYEENGTTKIGLPRPTSLIGLIENDKLMSIASDIEKRLISCVDKSQ